In Caloenas nicobarica isolate bCalNic1 chromosome 5, bCalNic1.hap1, whole genome shotgun sequence, a single genomic region encodes these proteins:
- the LOC135989422 gene encoding lysosomal membrane ascorbate-dependent ferrireductase CYB561A3 yields MEAPEGAAGLRCHRPVVEMLDLPFLPSCVFLGGLGLLCIAFVGTWCQHWRGGFSLDGSARTFNWHPVLMVTGMVVLYGAAALIYRLPPARRGPKLPWKVVHSALALAAFVLAVLGLAAVFRFHNAHGTPNMYSLHSWLGLVTVLLFSCQWVAGFSTFLLPWAPTWLRAFYKPIHVFFGATVLMLSVASCVSGINEKLFFSLKNGTAEYKLLPAEAVFANTLGLLILLFGVLVLGALARPSWKRPDADSSDSHQPLLTAER; encoded by the exons ATGGAGGCGCccgagggggcggcggggctgag GTGCCACCGTCCTGTTGTGGAGATGCTGGatctgcctttccttccctcctgcgTTTTCCTGGGCGGCCTGGGCTTGCTCTGCATCGCCTTCGTGGGCACCTGGTGCCAGCACTGGCGCGGCGGCTTCTCCCTGGACGGCAGCGCCCGCACGTTCAACTGGCACCCGGTGCTGATGGTGACGGGCATGGTGGTGCTATACGGCGCAG CCGCCCTGATTTAccgcctgccccccgcccgGCGTGGCCCCAAGCTCCCCTGGAAGGTTGTGCACAGTGCGCTGGCCCTGGCTGCGTTCGTCCTGGCCGTGCTGGGGCTGGCGGCTGTTTTTCGCTTCCACAATGCCCACGGGACGCCAAACATGTACTCGCTGCACAGCTGGCTGGGGCTGGTCActgtgctgctcttctcctgccAG TGGGTGGCCGGTTTCAGcaccttcctgctgccctgggctcccACCTGGCTCCGCGCCTTCTACAAACCCATCCACGTTTTCTTTGGTGCCACCGTCCTCATGCTGTCAGTGGCCTCGTGTGTGTCGGGGATCAACGAGAAGCTCTTTTTCAGCCT gaaGAATGGGACGGCAGAGTACAAGCTCCTGCCAGCCGAGGCTGTGTTTGCCAACACACTGGGGCTCCTCATCCTCCTTTTcggggtgctggtgctgggcgCCCTGGCCCGGCCCAGCTGGAAACGCCCCGACGCCGACTCCTCGGACTCTCACCAG CCGCTGCTCACCGCTGAGCGCTGA
- the TKFC gene encoding triokinase/FMN cyclase yields MEVPKKLVNSAAGCADDALAGLVACHPGLRLLRGHRVVLRADLAAIRGRVALISGGGSGHEPAHAGYIGKGMLTGVVAGAVFTSPAVGSILAAIRAVTQAGAAGTLLLVKNYTGDRLNFGLALERARAGGADVRMLVVGDDSAFTAPKKAGRRGLCGTVLLHKVAGAMAEAGATLDEIVEKASAAAKAMGTLGLSLSPCSVPGSKPTFHLAEDEMELGLGIHGEAGVRRMKVLPADEAVETMLAHMTDPSNASHLPLRPGASVVLVVNNLGGLSCLELNIVAGAAVRHLESRGVRIARALVGSFMTALEMAGVSLTLMLVDEELVGLIDAPTTAVAWPNLATAPATSQRPEIPAPTEEQGTAQHEASTGPGTARVQRVLERVCKTLLEMQDKLNELDRAAGDGDCGHTHARAAQAIQEWVHTGSPPAAPAPLLSALADLLLEKMGGSSGVLYGLFLTAAARSLLNHDDLPAWADAMDAGVEAMQRYGGAAPGDRTMLDPLWAVAQALGALRSPGAELLPVLAAAVQSGEAAAEATKEMEAGAGRASYIGSARLLQPDPGAVAVAAVLQAVLEGLQG; encoded by the exons ATGGAG GTCCCCAAGAAGCTGGTGAACTCGGCGGCGGGCTGTGCGGATGACGCGCTGGCGGGGCTGGTGGCCTGTCACCccgggctgcggctgctgcggggacaCCGCGTGGTCCTTCGCGCCGACTTGGCTGCCATCCGGGGACGGGTGGCCCTGATCTCCGGGGGGGGCTCTGGCCACGAGCCCGCCCACGCAG GGTACATCGGGAAGGGGATGCTGACCGGCGTGGTGGCCGGTGCCGTCTTCACCTCTCCGGCCGTGGGCAGCATCCTGGCGGCCATCCGGGCAGTGACGCAGGCTGGCGCAG CCGGGAcgctgctgctggtgaagaacTACACCGGGGACCGGCTGAACTTCGGGCTGGCGCTGGAGCGGGCACGGGCTGGGGGGGCCGACGTGCGCATGCTGGTGGTGGGGGACGACAGCGCCTTCACCGCCCCCAAAAAAGCCGGGCGCCGGGGCCTGTGCGGCACTGTCCTCCTGCACAAG GTGGCAGGGGCCATGGCCGAGGCGGGGGCCACCTTGGATGAGATCGTGGAGAAGGCGTCGGCGGCCGCCAAAGCCATGG GTACCCTGGGGCTCAGCCTGTCCCCGTGCAGCGTCCCCGGGTCCAAGCCGACCTTCCACCTGGCTGAAGATGAGATGGAGCTGGGGCTCG GGATCCACGGCGAGGCCGGCGTGCGCAGGATGAAG GTGCTGCCGGCGGACGAGGCAGTGGAGACGATGCTTGCGCACATGACGGACCCCTCCAATGCCTCCCACCTGCCCCTACGCCCCG GAGCCTCGGTGGTGCTGGTGGTGAACAACCTGGGCGGTTTGTCCTGCCTGGAGCTCAACATCGTGGCTGGTGCGGCCGTGCGGCACCTGG AGAGCCGAGGCGTCCGCATCGCCCGGGCTTTGGTGGGTTCATTCATGACGGCACTGGAGATGGCTGGAGTCTCCCTCACCCTCATGCTGGTGGATGAAGAGCTCGTGGGGCTGATCG ACGCCCCCACCACAGCCGTGGCTTGGCCCAACCTGGCCACGGCGCCAGCGACGAGCCAGAGACCGGAGATACCAGCACCGACGGAGGAACAAGGGACTGCACAGCATGAGGCCAGCACAG GGCCTGGCACAGCGCGGGTGCAGCGGGTGCTGGAGCGGGTGTGCAAGACCCTGCTCGAGATGCAGGACAAGCTGAACGAGCTGGACCGGGCGGCGGGGGACGGGGACTGCGGCCACACACACGCCCGGGCTGCCCAAG ccatcCAGGAGTGGGTGCACACTGGGtcccccccggcagccccggctccACTGCTCTCCGCCCTGGCTgacctgctgctggagaagatgGGGGGCTCCTCTGGCGTG CTCTATGGGCTGTTCCTGACAGCGGCCGCCCGGTCCCTGCTCAACCACGATGACCTCCCAGCGTGGGCTGACGCCATGGACGCCGGTGTCGAGGCCATGCAGCG GTACGGCGGAGCCGCACCAGGGGACAGGACAATG CTGGACCCGCTGTGGGCTGTGGCGCAGGCTCTGGGCGCCCTGCGCAGCCCCGGTGCTGAACTCCTGCCGGTGCTGGCGGCCGCCGTGCAG AgcggggaggcagcagctgaagcCACCAAGGAGATGGAGGCCGGGGCGGGCAGAGCCAGCTACATCGGCTCAGCgcggctgctgcagcctgaCCCAGGGGCCGTGGCAGTGGCGGCCGTGCTGCAGGCCgtgctggaggggctgcaggggtga